One Clostridium novyi NT genomic window carries:
- the thiT gene encoding energy-coupled thiamine transporter ThiT: MINYVILGVSAILFILYILKIRKEQFTTKKMVTIAMFSAISFVLYLIEFIKFPQGGGITLFSMLPTMLLSILYGNTLGLTSGILFGLLKLLNGATIVNPAQFLLDYIFATMALGLAGTFGNDNKIKIGLGSLMAVVLSVFVNVLSGAVYFGQYAPKGMNVWLYSFMYNISYAGVEGALCIIILLILPIKRLKINK; this comes from the coding sequence ATGATTAATTATGTTATTTTAGGAGTTAGTGCAATTTTATTTATACTATACATATTAAAAATTAGAAAAGAACAGTTTACTACAAAAAAGATGGTTACAATAGCTATGTTTAGTGCAATTTCATTTGTATTGTATCTTATAGAGTTTATTAAATTTCCTCAAGGGGGAGGAATAACATTGTTTTCTATGCTACCAACAATGCTTCTTTCTATACTTTATGGAAATACTTTGGGACTTACAAGTGGTATTCTATTTGGACTACTTAAATTATTAAATGGAGCTACAATAGTTAATCCTGCTCAGTTTTTATTAGATTATATATTTGCAACTATGGCATTAGGATTAGCAGGAACATTTGGAAATGATAATAAGATAAAAATAGGATTAGGAAGCTTAATGGCAGTAGTTTTAAGTGTATTTGTAAATGTACTTTCAGGAGCTGTATATTTTGGACAATATGCGCCAAAGGGTATGAATGTATGGCTATATTCATTTATGTATAATATATCTTATGCTGGAGTTGAAGGGGCATTATGCATTATTATTCTTTTAATATTACCTATAAAAAGATTGAAAATAAACAAATAA
- a CDS encoding pseudouridine synthase: MRINKLLSNYGICSRKEANRIIEQNRIIVNGKLCIPGQWVEESDEILLDNKRIKPKKKVYILLNKPVGITCTSSKDIKANIIDFVNYRDYIFPVGRLDKKSEGLIILTNDGELSNKILESENMHEKEYVVKVDKPFDDEFIENMSKGVQLKGVKTRTCIVRRIDECTFKIILTQGLNRQIRKMTRAFGYTVVKLKRIRIMNLKIDGIDIGSFRHFTEDELNNIRVMVMK; this comes from the coding sequence ATGAGAATAAACAAACTTTTAAGTAATTATGGAATTTGTTCCAGAAAAGAAGCAAATAGAATTATTGAACAAAATAGAATTATAGTAAATGGCAAGCTATGCATTCCTGGTCAGTGGGTAGAGGAAAGTGACGAAATATTACTAGACAACAAAAGAATCAAGCCTAAGAAAAAAGTTTATATTTTGCTTAATAAGCCAGTTGGTATTACTTGTACTTCATCGAAAGATATAAAAGCCAATATAATAGATTTTGTTAACTACAGAGATTACATTTTTCCTGTTGGAAGATTAGATAAAAAATCAGAGGGGTTAATAATTTTAACTAATGATGGTGAACTATCAAATAAGATTTTAGAGTCTGAAAATATGCATGAAAAAGAATATGTAGTCAAAGTAGACAAGCCCTTTGATGATGAATTTATAGAAAACATGTCAAAAGGAGTTCAATTAAAGGGTGTTAAAACAAGAACTTGTATAGTAAGAAGGATTGATGAATGTACATTTAAGATTATATTAACTCAAGGACTAAATAGACAAATTCGCAAAATGACAAGAGCATTTGGATACACTGTTGTAAAATTAAAAAGAATTAGGATTATGAATTTAAAAATTGACGGTATAGATATTGGAAGCTTTAGACACTTTACAGAAGATGAATTAAATAATATAAGAGTTATGGTAATGAAATAA
- a CDS encoding PTS sugar transporter subunit IIA, translating into MLSEVITPEVIKLNVECNNWEEAIEAGVKILIDKGYVEHSYEKAILEKLKELGPYMVITPNIVLPHARPEDGVNKTSFSLVTLKNPVNFGNDKNDPVKLIITIASENNKDHIKFLAEIVDLLRNKEDLQKIFETHSKEEVIKILEKYNY; encoded by the coding sequence ATGTTAAGTGAAGTAATAACACCAGAGGTTATAAAATTAAATGTAGAGTGTAACAATTGGGAGGAAGCTATAGAGGCTGGAGTAAAAATACTCATAGACAAAGGCTATGTTGAGCATTCATATGAAAAAGCTATATTAGAAAAGTTAAAGGAACTTGGACCTTACATGGTTATAACACCTAATATAGTGTTACCTCATGCAAGACCAGAAGATGGAGTTAATAAGACTTCCTTTAGTTTAGTTACTTTAAAAAATCCGGTAAATTTTGGAAATGACAAAAATGATCCTGTAAAATTAATTATAACTATAGCATCTGAAAATAATAAAGATCATATTAAATTTTTAGCTGAAATAGTTGATTTATTAAGGAATAAAGAGGATTTACAAAAAATATTTGAAACTCACAGTAAAGAAGAAGTAATAAAAATATTAGAAAAATATAATTATTAA
- a CDS encoding GNAT family N-acetyltransferase, with translation MKHNSIKLRREVFKSDAWKMIDWLHDNMVTQYLNEYNNVCNSIKDVMRRVNMPILTHLFNQDGAFFMITTNTKGEEPIGFLRLVPKKDATEMVVVIGDREKWGKGLGSNAIFEGLKHAFFNWRVDEVIAKINFKNERSRRAFKRVGFRKDKELPKEIQYSISIDEFISMSF, from the coding sequence ATGAAACATAATAGTATTAAATTGCGCAGAGAAGTTTTCAAATCAGATGCGTGGAAAATGATAGATTGGTTACATGATAATATGGTTACCCAATATTTAAATGAATATAATAACGTATGTAATAGTATTAAAGATGTAATGCGTAGAGTTAATATGCCAATACTTACACATTTATTTAATCAAGATGGAGCTTTTTTTATGATAACAACAAATACAAAGGGAGAAGAGCCTATAGGATTTTTAAGATTAGTACCTAAAAAAGATGCAACAGAAATGGTAGTAGTTATAGGAGATAGAGAAAAATGGGGTAAAGGACTTGGTTCCAATGCTATTTTCGAGGGATTAAAACATGCATTTTTTAATTGGAGAGTTGATGAAGTTATAGCAAAAATTAACTTTAAAAATGAGCGTTCAAGGAGAGCATTTAAAAGAGTTGGTTTTAGAAAAGATAAAGAACTTCCAAAGGAAATTCAGTATTCAATTTCTATAGATGAATTTATTTCTATGAGCTTTTAA
- a CDS encoding thiazole synthase, with protein MKKDVLTIGGHEFSSRFILGSGKYSLDLIKAAVECAKAEIITLAVRRANTNGNDNILDYIPKGVTLLPNTSGARNAEEAVRIARLARELGCGDFVKIEIIHDSKYLLPDNYETIKATEILAKEGFVVMPYMHADLNVARDLVNAGASCIMPLASPIGSNKGLASKEFIKILVDEIDLPIIVDAGIGRPSQACEAMEMGAAAIMANTAIATAGDIPTMASAFRKAIEAGREAYLSGLGRVLDKGAAASSPLTGFLER; from the coding sequence ATGAAAAAGGACGTATTAACAATTGGGGGACATGAGTTCTCATCTAGATTTATACTAGGATCAGGAAAATATAGTTTAGATTTAATTAAGGCAGCAGTAGAATGTGCAAAAGCAGAAATTATTACCCTAGCAGTAAGACGTGCTAATACTAATGGGAATGATAATATTTTAGATTATATTCCAAAGGGGGTAACACTTCTTCCTAACACATCTGGAGCAAGAAATGCAGAGGAAGCAGTTAGAATTGCAAGATTAGCAAGAGAACTAGGATGTGGAGATTTTGTTAAAATTGAAATTATTCATGATTCAAAGTACCTTCTTCCAGATAACTATGAAACAATAAAAGCCACAGAAATTCTTGCTAAAGAAGGATTTGTAGTAATGCCATATATGCATGCAGATTTAAATGTGGCTCGTGATTTAGTTAATGCTGGAGCATCTTGTATTATGCCACTTGCATCACCAATTGGTTCAAATAAGGGACTAGCTTCAAAGGAGTTTATTAAAATATTAGTAGATGAAATTGACCTTCCAATTATAGTTGATGCAGGAATTGGTCGTCCATCACAAGCCTGTGAAGCTATGGAAATGGGAGCTGCGGCTATTATGGCAAACACTGCAATCGCAACTGCTGGAGATATTCCAACTATGGCAAGTGCATTTAGAAAAGCTATAGAAGCTGGACGTGAAGCATATCTTTCTGGTTTAGGTAGAGTATTAGACAAGGGTGCAGCCGCATCTTCACCACTAACTGGATTTTTAGAAAGATAG
- a CDS encoding toll/interleukin-1 receptor domain-containing protein — MPKVFISYSHDSQELEEKVKNLADILIEYGIQTEIDQYTTNPVQGWPQYMLENILKSDYILCVCTENYKKRFENEEKIGVGLGAKFEGKYITQILYSDEYNEKVLPILFTDNDSIPLALQPYTYYKLYQNGEFEKLYRYITGQPLTKKPQLGSIISLDSKNEGILSKIKFGNSSELKKN, encoded by the coding sequence ATGCCTAAAGTATTTATTAGTTATAGCCATGATTCTCAGGAGTTAGAAGAAAAAGTTAAAAATCTTGCAGATATATTAATAGAATATGGAATTCAAACAGAGATAGATCAATATACTACAAATCCAGTGCAAGGATGGCCACAATATATGTTAGAGAATATACTAAAGTCAGATTATATATTATGTGTTTGTACAGAAAATTATAAAAAAAGATTTGAAAATGAAGAAAAGATAGGAGTTGGGCTCGGTGCAAAGTTTGAAGGAAAGTATATAACACAGATATTATATAGTGATGAATACAATGAAAAAGTGCTACCTATACTTTTTACAGATAATGATTCAATTCCATTAGCGCTACAACCATATACATATTATAAATTATATCAAAATGGAGAATTTGAGAAACTATACAGGTATATTACTGGGCAACCACTTACAAAGAAACCACAGTTAGGTAGTATAATTTCATTAGATAGCAAGAATGAAGGTATCTTAAGTAAGATTAAATTTGGGAATAGTAGTGAATTAAAAAAAAACTAA
- a CDS encoding NEAT domain-containing protein yields the protein MDIFRKINKGVGVAATAIIIAGGTPQVVHAVTNPENAPKIQEKQLCKDIEESIKGGTYKVSPCINMNTSSENKSELIAKVEIKTLKQENDEPSMAGTYLNKEARYIKENGKIYCEIDVLALDWMKNISIEVEGKKVEHTQKETGKAKVMEMEHTAGLIKFEVPKVNPKLTFHMYVVPMSSDVTFRVVGEKVTTFETSEKQQPKENEKPQTKTSTDGMEKSEVHNKDKKSDKKDIDNKKGTKQKQSSETKSYEKVTTASNKDKDGLYEVNIKALKENNNEPSMAGTYVGDKIKVQMKNGKKYAMVTFSRSDWMNNMDVLVNNKSQKYDVVNVKTNSTGEKISTIKFKIPNLDSEIKFKMNVEPMDNARVTFRVLMQKDSLKFLEGTEYDPTKAEEYLNNLANESKESKYSKGNLYNYNDNNNHIQYSAPKKKLPKTGLPFGGGLVASIGGVLSGLGITLMKKNKKKGE from the coding sequence ATGGACATTTTTAGAAAAATTAACAAGGGGGTTGGAGTAGCTGCAACGGCTATAATAATAGCAGGAGGGACGCCACAAGTAGTTCATGCTGTGACTAATCCAGAAAATGCACCTAAAATACAAGAAAAACAGTTGTGTAAAGATATTGAAGAGAGTATTAAAGGTGGAACATATAAAGTTAGTCCATGTATTAATATGAACACATCTTCAGAAAATAAATCAGAATTAATAGCAAAAGTAGAAATAAAAACTTTAAAACAAGAAAATGATGAGCCATCAATGGCTGGAACATATTTAAATAAAGAAGCAAGATATATAAAAGAAAACGGGAAAATATATTGTGAAATAGATGTTCTAGCATTAGATTGGATGAAAAATATATCTATAGAGGTAGAAGGAAAGAAGGTAGAGCATACACAAAAGGAAACAGGAAAAGCAAAAGTAATGGAAATGGAACATACTGCAGGATTAATAAAATTTGAAGTGCCAAAGGTAAATCCTAAATTAACATTCCATATGTATGTAGTACCAATGAGCTCAGATGTTACATTTAGAGTAGTAGGAGAAAAAGTAACTACATTTGAAACTTCAGAAAAACAACAACCAAAAGAAAATGAGAAACCACAAACTAAGACTTCTACAGATGGTATGGAAAAATCAGAAGTACATAACAAGGATAAGAAAAGTGATAAAAAAGATATTGATAATAAAAAGGGTACAAAACAAAAACAGTCTAGTGAAACAAAATCATATGAAAAAGTTACTACAGCATCAAATAAAGATAAAGACGGATTATATGAAGTCAATATTAAAGCTTTAAAGGAAAACAACAATGAACCATCTATGGCAGGAACTTATGTTGGAGATAAGATAAAGGTTCAAATGAAAAATGGTAAAAAGTATGCAATGGTTACTTTCAGTAGAAGTGATTGGATGAATAACATGGATGTTCTAGTAAATAATAAGAGTCAAAAATATGATGTAGTAAATGTAAAAACAAATAGTACTGGAGAAAAAATATCAACAATAAAATTTAAAATACCTAATTTAGATTCAGAAATAAAATTTAAAATGAATGTAGAGCCAATGGATAATGCTAGAGTTACTTTTAGAGTGTTAATGCAAAAAGATTCACTTAAATTTTTAGAAGGAACAGAATATGATCCAACCAAAGCAGAGGAATATTTAAATAACTTAGCAAATGAATCTAAAGAAAGTAAATATTCTAAGGGTAATTTGTACAACTATAATGATAATAATAATCATATTCAATATAGCGCACCGAAAAAGAAACTACCCAAAACGGGATTACCTTTTGGCGGAGGATTAGTAGCATCAATTGGTGGAGTACTATCAGGGCTAGGAATTACATTAATGAAAAAAAATAAAAAAAAGGGAGAGTAA
- a CDS encoding response regulator transcription factor: MAYILAIDDEEGILNIIKSALEKEGHNVTTISNPTCFSKDKYLKYDLILLDVMMPEIDGFSLCKEIRNLVDCPIIFLTAKTMEQDIVMGLSLGGDDYISKPFGISELRARVAAHLRREHREKQNAFSVSDVKFNITAKEAYYNEKLVPFTKSEYSICEYLAINHGQVFSKERIYEKVFGVYGNSDTTAIVEHIKNIRSKLKSIGINPIETVWGIGYKWKE; encoded by the coding sequence ATGGCATATATTTTAGCTATAGATGATGAAGAAGGAATATTAAATATTATAAAAAGTGCATTAGAAAAAGAAGGACATAATGTAACTACAATTTCTAATCCCACATGTTTTTCAAAAGATAAGTATTTAAAATATGATTTAATTTTACTTGATGTAATGATGCCAGAAATAGATGGTTTTTCTCTTTGCAAGGAAATACGAAATTTAGTTGATTGTCCAATAATATTTTTGACAGCTAAGACTATGGAACAGGATATTGTAATGGGATTAAGTTTGGGAGGGGACGATTATATATCCAAGCCTTTTGGAATTAGCGAACTAAGAGCAAGAGTAGCGGCACATTTAAGACGTGAACATAGAGAAAAACAAAACGCTTTTTCTGTATCTGATGTTAAATTTAATATAACTGCAAAAGAGGCATATTATAATGAAAAATTAGTACCTTTTACAAAGAGTGAGTATAGTATTTGTGAATATTTAGCTATTAATCATGGACAAGTATTTTCTAAAGAAAGAATATATGAAAAGGTATTTGGAGTTTATGGAAATAGTGATACCACAGCAATTGTAGAACATATTAAGAACATTAGAAGTAAGCTTAAGAGCATAGGAATAAATCCGATAGAAACGGTTTGGGGGATAGGGTATAAGTGGAAAGAATAA
- a CDS encoding NupC/NupG family nucleoside CNT transporter, with translation MKYIIGIIGLIVTLLLAWIGSNDKKNVKYKPVITMIILQFIFGFILLNTGFGNYLIGGIAKSFEELLKWAAEGVNFVFGGLVNVNEFSFFISVLLPIVFISALIGILQYLKILPFIVKYIGIVLSKVNGMGKLESYNAVASAILGQSEVFISVKKQLGLLPKHRLYTLCASAMSTVSMSIVGSYMVLLQPRYVVTALVLNLLGGFIIASIINPYTVTDEEDILVVQEDKKQTFFEVLGEYIMDGFKVAVIVGAMLIGFVAIITMINAIFKGIFKISFQNMLGYVFSPFAFLMGVPFHESIKAASVMATKLVSNEFVAMNLLSSGEVHLSARATGIVSVFLVSFANFSSIGIISGAVKGLHEEQGNVVARFGLKLLYGATLVSVLTATIVGLIL, from the coding sequence ATGAAATATATTATTGGAATTATTGGACTAATTGTTACCTTACTTCTCGCTTGGATTGGAAGTAATGACAAGAAAAATGTAAAGTATAAGCCTGTAATTACTATGATCATTTTACAATTTATATTTGGCTTTATATTATTAAACACAGGATTCGGAAACTATTTAATAGGCGGTATTGCGAAAAGTTTTGAAGAGTTACTTAAATGGGCTGCAGAAGGAGTAAACTTTGTATTTGGTGGACTAGTTAATGTTAATGAATTTTCATTTTTTATTAGTGTACTTCTACCAATAGTTTTTATTTCAGCTTTAATAGGTATTCTTCAATATTTGAAGATACTGCCTTTTATTGTTAAGTACATAGGTATAGTTTTAAGTAAAGTTAATGGAATGGGAAAATTAGAATCATACAATGCTGTAGCATCAGCAATTCTTGGTCAATCAGAGGTGTTTATTTCTGTGAAAAAGCAACTTGGATTGTTACCAAAACACAGATTATATACACTATGTGCCTCAGCAATGTCCACAGTATCAATGTCTATAGTAGGTTCTTACATGGTTTTATTACAACCTAGATATGTTGTAACAGCCCTTGTTTTAAATCTTCTTGGTGGATTTATTATAGCCTCAATCATAAATCCATATACTGTAACAGATGAAGAAGATATATTAGTAGTTCAAGAAGATAAGAAACAAACATTCTTTGAAGTTCTTGGAGAATATATTATGGATGGATTCAAAGTAGCTGTTATAGTTGGTGCTATGCTAATTGGATTCGTAGCTATAATTACTATGATTAATGCAATCTTTAAGGGAATATTCAAAATTAGTTTCCAAAACATGCTTGGATATGTATTCTCTCCATTTGCATTCTTAATGGGAGTACCGTTCCATGAATCAATAAAAGCTGCAAGTGTAATGGCAACTAAATTAGTATCTAATGAATTTGTTGCTATGAATTTATTATCAAGTGGAGAAGTTCACCTATCAGCAAGAGCAACTGGTATAGTTTCTGTATTCTTAGTTTCATTTGCAAACTTTTCATCTATCGGAATTATTTCAGGTGCAGTAAAAGGACTTCACGAAGAACAAGGAAACGTTGTTGCACGTTTTGGATTAAAATTATTATATGGTGCAACTCTAGTAAGTGTGTTAACAGCCACTATTGTTGGATTGATTTTATAG
- a CDS encoding NEAT domain-containing protein, translating into MRKNLLKVLTVGILAGGVLFSSSQAFAETGSVNQSIRLEATNKLAKNDSLKDGTYKVSVQVLKEKENDLSMAGQYIGQQITLEVKGGQIYAIVDISRLDWMKNINIFVNGTDTKYDKTMSGNEAGKVKFKIPSKDAKITFKMNVVPMGNARVSFRVVPQNDIKAVSGKATINDTSKDNTSKKSDAKETSATSNKEVKKDKDGKELPQTGLPITQAELPLLGGLTSMAGLFLLKKKNK; encoded by the coding sequence ATGAGAAAGAATTTATTAAAAGTATTAACTGTTGGAATTTTAGCTGGAGGGGTTTTATTTTCATCATCACAAGCTTTTGCAGAGACAGGTAGTGTAAATCAATCTATAAGATTAGAAGCTACTAATAAACTTGCTAAAAATGATTCTTTAAAAGATGGAACATATAAAGTAAGTGTTCAAGTATTAAAGGAAAAAGAAAATGATTTATCAATGGCAGGACAATATATAGGACAACAAATAACATTAGAAGTTAAGGGTGGACAAATATATGCTATTGTAGACATTTCAAGATTAGATTGGATGAAAAATATAAACATATTTGTTAATGGAACAGATACAAAATATGATAAGACAATGAGTGGAAATGAGGCAGGAAAAGTTAAATTTAAGATTCCAAGTAAAGATGCAAAAATAACTTTTAAAATGAATGTAGTTCCTATGGGAAATGCGAGAGTATCCTTTAGAGTAGTACCTCAAAATGATATTAAAGCAGTAAGTGGAAAAGCTACTATAAATGATACATCAAAAGATAATACATCAAAAAAATCTGATGCAAAAGAAACTAGTGCTACTAGCAATAAAGAAGTTAAAAAAGATAAAGATGGAAAAGAGTTGCCTCAAACAGGATTACCTATTACACAAGCTGAATTACCACTACTTGGTGGACTAACTAGTATGGCTGGATTATTTTTATTAAAGAAGAAAAATAAATAA
- the thiH gene encoding 2-iminoacetate synthase ThiH: MSEQRINHMEYLEGMEVLESDVIDQVISKMKAYDYDKYTAMDVRRALNHDSRTIEDFAALLSPAATPFLEEMAQLAQMETRKHFGNSVYMFTPLYLANYCENYCIYCGFNCHNKIRRAKLNFEEMEKEMKAIAETGLEEVLLLTGESRKMSDVKYIGEACKIARKYFKMVGLEVYPMNSDEYEYLQDCGADFVTVFQETYNSNKYETLHLAGHKRIFPYRANAQERALKGGMRGVGFAALLGLDDFRKDAFATGLHAYLLQRKYPHAEIAFSCPRLRPIINNDKINPKDVHEPQLLQVITAYRLFMPFASITISTRECKRFRDNVIGIAATKISAGVSTGIGSHAEDSKEVGDDQFEIADTRSVKEVYNAIKERGLQPVANDYVYV, translated from the coding sequence ATGAGTGAACAACGTATAAACCATATGGAATATTTAGAAGGAATGGAAGTTTTAGAATCGGATGTAATAGATCAAGTTATAAGCAAGATGAAAGCTTATGACTATGATAAATATACAGCTATGGATGTGAGAAGAGCCTTAAATCATGATTCTCGTACCATAGAAGATTTTGCAGCATTATTGTCTCCAGCAGCAACACCATTTTTAGAAGAAATGGCTCAGTTAGCACAAATGGAGACAAGAAAGCATTTTGGAAATTCAGTTTACATGTTTACCCCATTATATCTTGCTAATTATTGCGAAAATTACTGTATTTATTGTGGTTTTAATTGTCATAACAAAATACGTCGTGCAAAATTAAACTTTGAAGAAATGGAAAAAGAAATGAAGGCTATAGCTGAAACTGGTTTAGAGGAAGTTTTACTTTTAACTGGTGAAAGTAGAAAGATGTCAGATGTAAAGTACATTGGAGAGGCTTGTAAAATAGCTCGTAAATATTTTAAAATGGTAGGTCTTGAAGTGTATCCTATGAATTCTGATGAATATGAATATCTTCAAGATTGCGGTGCAGATTTTGTTACCGTATTCCAAGAAACATATAATTCAAATAAATATGAAACACTTCATCTAGCAGGACATAAGAGAATATTCCCGTATAGAGCAAATGCTCAAGAAAGAGCATTAAAAGGTGGCATGCGTGGAGTTGGTTTTGCAGCACTACTTGGACTAGATGATTTTCGTAAAGATGCCTTTGCTACAGGACTTCATGCATATCTTCTTCAAAGAAAATATCCACATGCTGAAATTGCATTTTCTTGTCCAAGACTAAGACCTATTATTAACAATGACAAGATTAATCCAAAAGACGTACATGAGCCACAACTACTGCAAGTCATCACAGCGTATCGTCTTTTTATGCCATTTGCAAGTATTACTATTTCAACAAGAGAATGCAAAAGATTTCGTGACAATGTAATTGGAATAGCTGCAACTAAGATTTCGGCAGGAGTTAGTACGGGAATTGGAAGTCATGCAGAAGACTCAAAAGAAGTTGGAGATGACCAATTTGAAATTGCAGACACACGTTCTGTAAAAGAAGTATATAATGCCATAAAAGAGCGTGGACTCCAACCAGTAGCTAATGACTACGTTTACGTATAA
- a CDS encoding sensor histidine kinase, protein MERIKRQKSISKIFAIYVVLFCTVTIIVAIISLRLCIIGLNKGFILPANYYERKIESQRSEIAKAKDVKKLIPEECSYAVYDLNGKILQGNVSQDKALDMWDLVKNNEMSNGRYFYKIIQRNNGICVVEYTFNVSFANPTLRKYIKNIERVSLIVLFILFVIQIIIFSKYFKKRLQKEMKILKDITENIQMENLEFKVKYSNIVEINDVINALDKMKTKLSDSLTEQWNMEATRKEQIGALAHDIKTPLTIIRGNSELLGELELNDEQAKFNDATLNQIKNMEFYIKSLIEITRSEKEAVIEKKQVNLVEFIDDIKNSANFISKNKNLTFKSEIKNIPEFIFIDEVALKRVINNIISNSVDYCMQNGEILLTVDSDDKNIQFTIEDSGKGFTKEEISFATDQFFQGDKSRNSKNHYGMGLYISKKIMEKHNGSIILENSTELGGARVILNLPM, encoded by the coding sequence GTGGAAAGAATAAAAAGACAAAAAAGTATTTCTAAAATTTTTGCAATATATGTGGTTTTGTTTTGTACAGTTACAATTATTGTGGCAATAATTAGTTTAAGGTTATGTATAATTGGTTTAAATAAAGGTTTTATATTACCAGCAAATTATTATGAACGAAAAATTGAAAGTCAAAGAAGTGAAATAGCTAAAGCTAAAGATGTAAAGAAATTAATACCTGAAGAATGTAGTTATGCAGTTTATGATTTAAATGGAAAAATACTTCAAGGAAATGTTTCACAAGATAAAGCTTTAGATATGTGGGATCTTGTGAAAAATAATGAAATGAGTAATGGAAGGTATTTTTATAAGATTATTCAAAGAAATAATGGAATTTGTGTTGTAGAATATACTTTTAATGTAAGTTTTGCAAATCCAACTTTAAGAAAATATATTAAAAATATTGAGAGAGTTTCTCTTATAGTATTATTTATTTTATTTGTTATCCAAATTATTATTTTTTCAAAATATTTTAAAAAAAGACTACAAAAAGAAATGAAAATTTTAAAGGATATTACAGAAAATATACAAATGGAAAACTTAGAGTTTAAAGTAAAGTACTCTAATATAGTAGAAATAAATGATGTAATTAATGCATTAGATAAGATGAAAACTAAGCTTAGTGATTCATTAACCGAGCAGTGGAACATGGAAGCAACCCGCAAGGAACAAATAGGAGCATTAGCTCATGATATAAAAACCCCTTTAACGATAATAAGAGGAAATTCAGAACTTTTAGGAGAATTAGAGTTAAATGATGAACAAGCTAAATTTAATGATGCTACTTTAAATCAAATTAAGAATATGGAATTTTATATTAAATCTTTAATAGAAATTACAAGATCGGAAAAAGAAGCTGTGATAGAAAAAAAGCAAGTAAATTTAGTGGAGTTTATTGATGATATAAAAAATAGCGCAAATTTCATTAGTAAAAATAAGAATTTAACCTTTAAAAGCGAAATTAAAAACATACCAGAATTTATTTTTATAGATGAAGTAGCACTAAAGCGAGTTATAAATAATATTATTTCAAATTCCGTTGACTATTGCATGCAGAATGGGGAAATATTATTAACCGTTGACTCTGATGATAAAAATATACAATTTACAATTGAGGATTCAGGAAAAGGATTTACAAAAGAAGAAATAAGTTTTGCCACAGATCAGTTTTTTCAAGGGGATAAAAGTAGAAATTCAAAAAATCATTATGGAATGGGATTGTATATTTCAAAAAAAATCATGGAAAAGCATAATGGAAGTATAATTTTAGAGAATTCCACAGAACTTGGCGGGGCGAGGGTTATATTGAATTTACCAATGTAG